The Silene latifolia isolate original U9 population chromosome 4, ASM4854445v1, whole genome shotgun sequence region GGTAATGGACTCACTCTCTGAATAAGGGAGTTTAAGAACCGGCCCATATCCGTCAGCAAACATAGCCTTGAAAATAGGCTTCTCAATTTCGGCCCCTTGGCCCATAAATACTTTAGACAAGACCTTAATAAAGTGAAATATAGAAATACCATCTCCTAATGCATGGTTCATAGTAAACCCGAGAAATACACCATCAACAAGATTTGTTACTTGAACGGATAAAAGTGGTCGAGTGTGACCATCGTAGTTGACTACTCCAAGCTCACCCATATCGAAAAAAGACCATATATTACGAGAACTATTTTCATAACATGTGACAATGTCATTTACCGTTACCTTATACTCTTCAGTGCCACTAGCATGAATGAGTATAGCACCGGGCCCTTTTTCGGGGTCTACGTAAACCAAAGAAGATTGATCATCGTCGTACTTGACTGTCGAGAGGAGCCCCGCTAACGGGTAAAAGTCGACAAGGGCTATCGACATCGATTGCCTTAGATTTTCTATAAAAGAGTCAATTGATGATAATGAAGGTGGTTTTGCATAGAGAAGACCTGCATGCATAAAAGGTGTAGATAATTGTAATAAATCAAAAGCAGATAAGTAGTGAGGGCTTTTTGGTAGTTGGTCATTGTGTTTTGGTTTGATGAAGTATTGGGATATTATCTTCAACTTTAGATTATTTTCAAAAGACATTGTTTTGTTTAAGCTTTGGAAATTAAAGTTGTATTGTTGGAGATTTTCATTAGATATTATATAGTTGTTGATTTTGAAGATATCTTTTGAGAATAATCAATCAAATGTTAAGGAATAATTACTCTATATGGTAATGAAATATTTGTTTATGGAATGATATATTAGTTTATAGAATAGTatcataataatatattagttcATGGAATAGTATTAAGATTTACCTTATTTAATATATTTTAATCCAAATTAGATATATTGAAATGAAACCTGAAATGGTAACTAATAAGGTAACTAGTTGAAAAGGTAAATGATTTTTTTTGTGAAATGACGTAGAAAGTTATGATacttatttaatattatagattaaAGAGGTAAAAAAAGAAGATAAATAAGATAAGCTACCTTACTTctagcaataggtcttggtatagacgggtggggcgaacagacgggtaaagacctctaataaaatgggtagggggacaaggtggggcacccccatgtgcttcccactttatgacaaatgggtattttgtgaggggaaatggtatccgtctatacgtatagacggatagtgtccgtctataatgagaatttgtgtacttCTAGATTGTTAtcctaggtagcatttcatttcaattagtttatttggttaaataagctacttgtcacACATTTACAAGAAAATAAGGGGATtgttaggggtcgtttggttaccACTTGAAAAACATGGGCATTATGAAATCCCATGATTTTAAAAAAACaaggttgtttggttgccttttTTTGGGGAGAATGTAGGAATTGGAACTTCTCATGAACTTTCAATGCCTACATAATGTGGGAAGTGTCTTACCtactgatagatgaaccatctcaaccaaaccttaaggtgatggttgaggcccaactattataaatattcctattacgctctctcactcaaatgcccgttgggcttgaagagtggttagttgtgcatcGGCTCCCCCAtaccgtgtgctgggtttccattcggataatatcccttaatttccgataaccgataacagtttataatcagaccacgtcatatacacttagcgagtgatggaccggaccgcgagtttaagtgaagagaaattgaaaagcccatacgggctcctctcactcggtttggccgagaatcaccaagacaaaaggagagctttctcctcttGTTTAAGGTAATTCATTCTtgctaaaaatttagggtttcgaagagcattctcctctgtagaaaccgagatctcacatctcaagcaaactcacatcagttctccctatattgcaaggcaatcggagaacactgttctagcacgtgggcatatctcggacaaagtcttgggtgttacagttaggaggaaatctggtttgatttctgttctttacgccgttcaaacaaggacccgaggttatttcttgttccttatcgtttccttgtatttatcgttttatgactataaattgcatgtatactacccttaaattgcaggactataacgtaaatttaaacatgcaatttatagtcataaaacgataaagataatagaaacgataagtgtatagaaatcaacctcgggtcctttaaattcgGCGTAAGAAAGAAATCTAAGCGATTTCCTCCTaaccgttgcacccaagactttgtccgagatatgcccttgtgctagaacagtgttctccgattgccttgcaatatagggagaactgatgtgtgttttgcttgagatgtgagatctcggtttctacagagaagaatgctcttcgaaaccctaaatttttagcaagaatgaattaggttagacaagaggagaaagctctccttttgtcttggtgattctcggccaaaccgagtgagaggagcccatatgggcttttcaatttctcttcacttaaactcgcggtccggtccatcactcgctaagtgtatatgacgtggtccGATTATAAACTGATATCGTTATCGAAATTAAGGCATCACTAATAATTCGGGTTAgtctgaattattaatacgtgtccgacaaaaaaaagtattgtataattattttaatatacatttaattaaatataaatcacgtatatttaattttacgaattaactggttaattcgccttagcccatgatatttaatccgtattaaatataatatctcaacatcacatatttgactaattacttagtcaaataactcggactaactggttagtcaattttgcatctacatgacaagtattttcataccgtcacatctctcgaacgtatcctataggtgtgacttttagggaccagttgatcaccgccatcagtatgacaataacgtcaaacttatctagcaagccaaccgttattgataaacgtggatcaattgataataataccaaagtatgccctttgatccttttagaggtttataagtccttgcactaactgttaaggacaccaaccccaacaagctcccacttgtccgtacaagtgcatgtgcaatgacgttatccgcactaactggaggacacaagctccaacaaactcccacttgtccgtacaagtgtatgtgcgataaccgattctcatattcatttaaaatctctcccactcaatgtaaaacaatttgcagatctggatccacaaaggtcgtattttacaatcgatctgtatctagagtggtttccccgactagagagtaacttaaccgataaaacgaatccgtatccgagcatggccatgcatttcgattctgactcctcgagtggcccgagaaatatcgagtacctgataaaggctgaatatttccttcaactcgactccttccgatctaagcacaaagcatgaaatgaccgaaacaatctacttggccccctgttacggatgaccgtgagaaagaaaccaaagtcacccaaaatctgccgtagtctcaagagacagtcgatagtcaagagattcgactctTAGAATcactatggaggtcctatccacgaccgggcaacgaatgttataaaacatttaggactccacgtcgatgtcacaatagtgtcctacgaaatatccgtataaatcgcctctgtgattggtcagtcaaccggttgacttatggctcgttgaacccaccatcaaccaacgtcacagaataattgccagagttatcagctcatgtgggcaaataaggactaacaagatatgatgtttgttcagttcactttgtggtgttcaaaattgtcgtacaattccacatgaaaaaaacaaaatatatataaaatatcaaaacgatgatgttgtatagagtacaaaagcgaatgaatctgatccatcaaagagtactacaacttaggaacacgttttattcccatggaattgacgtgcccttcatgcttatcttgtcgtaatgctttagtgagaggatctgctatgttattgtcagtagcaatcttttctatcactacttccttttgctccacgtaatcccggattagatgagctttccgttgtacatgcctagatttgttgctagacttcggctccttagcctggaagatggcaccattattgtcgcaatagatggtgatcgggtcattcgaactaggcactacagagagcccatgtaagaattgacgcatccatatcgcttcctttgttgcttcagacgcggcatagtactcggactcagtcgtagaatctgctgtaacagtttgtttcgaactcttccagctgacggcagcgccattaagagtaaaaacgaatccagactgagatttcgagtcatctcgatccgtttggaagctagcatctgcagaaattaggttgcgcatagcgtttgagagcctccataagtcaatgcccaatctttagtccttcgtaggtacttaagaatgttcttgacagccaaccaatgtggttcacctggttctttgttggaatcgacttgtcatactcaatgcatatgccacgtcccgacgtgtgcatatcatggcatacatgattgatcctatagccgaagcataaggaatccgtgtcatgcgctctttctcttccgtgtGTCTACGGTGCACGAGACTGGCTCGgatgcaccccggagccataggaaggaaccccttcttggagttagtcatctttgaatctctctaggactttgtctatgtaagactctgatcgagagataacatccgtcgtgatctatctcgatagatacggatgcctagaattctttgtgcctctcccggatctttcatctggaaatggtttttcaaccatacttttaccgaagttaagagaggtatgtcattcccaatcaggagtatgtcgtcaacatacaatattaggaagacaatcttgctcccactcgacttgatatatagacatggttcctcgaccgatcgagtgaatccattgtcttttatcacttggtcgaagcgatgattccaactccttgatgcttgcttaagtccataaatggaacgcttaagcttgcacactttcttaggatgtctttggatcgataaaaccttcgggttgtaccatgtacaactcttcctccaaaaagccgtttaagaaggcggtttttacgtccatttgccaaatttcatagtcatgaaaagcggcaatcgctaagataatccgaatggaacgcagcataactacgggtgcaaaaatctcatcgtagtgcaaacctggcacttgggtgaaacctttagcaactagtcgtgctttgtagatatcttcttgaccttccacagaatgctttatcttgtaaagccatttgcattgaaggggacgaaccttagcgggtaagtcaacaagatcccacacgttgttctcatacatggagtccatctcggattgcatggcctcaagccatagtttcgagtcggaacggtcacggcacctttataggttgcgggttcactactcgttaagagtagaacgtcatctatgtcatgttcctcgaccataccaatgtatctgtccggaggaatagagactcttcccgacctcctaggttcctcgggaatattcaccgcagtagggattgaaggaataggttcctccaatggttgctcggtgtttggttctggaatctccgacaggtcgaaggttctatcactctttgcattctcgagaaattccttttctaagaatgtcgcactagccgcaacaaaaacacgttgttcggttggcgaatagaagtaatgaccacgtgatcctttaggataacctataaagtatgtcttgaccgatcgcgggccgagcttatcttcaggtctccacttgacataagcctcgcagccccaaacccgtataaaggacaagttagggaccgttcccttccatagttcatatggagtcttgtcaacagctttagacggacttcggttaagtattagagcggctgacaaaagagcataaccccataatgaatcaggtaaaaccgtgtgactcatcatggatcgaaccatatcaagtagtgttcgatttctccgttcggacacaccattcaattgaggtgttccaggtggagttaactgtagggcaatcccacagtcctttaggtgttgatcaaactcgtgagaaagatactcgccaccacgatccgaacgcagtgttttaatctttctacctaataggttctgtaccctattttggtattccttgaatttctcaaaggattcacttttgtgcttcattaagtagacatagccatatctactcaaatcgtccgtgaaagtgatgaaatacctatagccttctcgtgcggtgattgacatagggccacatacatccgtgtgtatgagtcctaataggtcagcagcgcgcattccaacacctttgaaggaaatacgagtcatcttaccgatgagacatgattcacacgtgccaaatgattgaaaatcaaaggccgagatagctccatgtttgatgagctgttttacgcgtttctcattaatgtgtcccatacggcagtgccatagatacgtttgatctttgtcaccaacctttaactttttattcattacgtgtaatatttccgaggtctgatctaaaacataaattccgttcatggagactgccttgccgtaaatcatatcgtgtaatgagaaaatgcaagaattattttctattacaaatgaaaaaccaagtttatcaagcgcagaaactgaaataatgtttttcgaaagactaggaacataatagcagtcaaataaagacaactcaaatccgctaggaagctggatcacatatgtccccttcgagatggcagctactcttgctccatttccaacacgcaggtccacctcaccctttacgaggggttcgatgtttcggagcccctgcacatgattacacagatgagaaccacaaccagtatcaagtacccaagttccgtaacttgcgtggttaatctcaatcatatgaataaaagtagaagagagagaagacataccaacaggtttaacacgacctgcctttaagtcctcatgataaacaggacatgtgcgtctccaatgcccagtcttgtggcaatgatggcattccatgttttcactcttgccctttgtcatgcctgatgagttgctcgcctcaccaggaccactcttccctgaacctgacttcttgaacttcgccttacctactgttaggtttgccggagctttgcccttacctttccctttgtttgacacaacgagaacatcctgtttcgagctcccactgaacttcatgtccttctcggtctgtacgaggagggagtgcaattcatggggagttttcttcaaatcattcatatagtaattcgctctgaattgcgaataaccatcgtggagtgaatgaagaatacggtcgataacaatattctcactgatgttacaattaaaggtctccagtttctcgacattctcaatcatctttgagaatgtgtgggctaaccggttggccctttcgggagtctcgcatcaaagaagcgagtggtatgctcataggtcacgattctcggtgctttcgagaattccttagtgagcgtggtgaaaatcttgtttgcaccttgggctatgaagcgtttctgcaaattgggttccattgcaaaaatgagtacgttctttaccgcttttgacttctaaagcgaaatcgttatactcgttgatttcgttaattccagccgtggggcctgggtttaacggcatgggctcaagcagatatccgagcttccgtcggcggcggcggCATTCCGAAATCCGCctccagtccgcgaagttggatccgtcattcttgatcgggtagaccgattcatccgactcatgaagatcctaagccgggactcacggtccaatgtggcacttggcattgggttatcacttgaaccagccatttgttgttaagcagtttaaaatcgtgatctacactgaaaaagaaagaaaaacaaaacgaaataagcaactcatcgaggtgatttaagtctattttaaaattcattctaaacatgtagactcttgcacttgcataattgatctccctcaagaaagatacaagtgatcccaagactcaatttctgtaaattgataagccaactgtttagctaattcttccggaagaactcttggtcgatagatttctgtaaatcctatctatagtccaccatagtcacttTACATGTGAATTTaaaggttaatatccgtatactacccctttaattgtaggactataacgtaaaatttacatgtgaatattgtcataaaacataaaaacgataaggaataagaaatcaacctcgggtccttattgtgcggcgtaaagaacaggaaTCAAACGAgtttccctcctaattgttgcacccaagacttgtccgagatatgcccttgtgctagatagtgttctccgattgccttgcaatattgggagaactgatgtgagtttgtttgagatgagagatctcggtttcgatagaggagaatgctctttcaaaaccctaatattttgtCTAATGAACGATtcggttagacaagaggagaagctctccttttgtctatgtttggctcggccaaaccgagtccatggggaggaaatgggcttttccatttcctcttcattttaactcgtagtccgtacccaatgactaaatgtatatgacgcggtttttataaatcgtcatcggttatcggctattaaaacatcaactaattatacgggttagttgaaatattaatgcatgtccgacaaagacgatattgtataattatattcaatatacatttaattaaatataaaacgcttatatttaattttacgaattaactggttaattcgccttagtccatgatatttaatccgtattaaatataatatctcaacatcacatattttgactaactactagtcaaataactcggactaactggttagtcaaatttggcatctacatgactgtattttcatactgtcacgtctctcgaacgtatcctataggtgtgacttttagggaccagttgatcaccgccatctgtatgacaataacgtcaaacttttctagcaagccaaccgttattgataaacgtggaccaactgataataataccaaaagtatgccctttgatccttttagaggtttataagtccttgcactaactgttaaggacaccaaccccaacaagctcccacttgtccgtacaagtgtatgtgcaatgacgttatccgcactaactggaggacacaagctccaacaaactcccacttgtccgaacaagtgtatgtgcgataaccgattctcatattcatttaaaatttctcccactcaatgtaaaac contains the following coding sequences:
- the LOC141653893 gene encoding putative acetyltransferase At3g50280, whose translation is MSIALVDFYPLAGLLSTVKYDDDQSSLVYVDPEKGPGAILIHASGTEEYKVTVNDIVTCYENSSRNIWSFFDMGELGVVNYDGHTRPLLSVQVTNLVDGVFLGFTMNHALGDGISIFHFIKVLSKVFMGQGAEIEKPIFKAMFADGYGPVLKLPYSESESITRFDVDPNLKLRVFHFSGETIARLKAQVNSNSNSNNNNNNNNTISSFQALAAFMWLSITRVQNLPGESNMHCLLIADTRPNLGTLFN